One Microbacterium keratanolyticum DNA window includes the following coding sequences:
- a CDS encoding histone-like nucleoid-structuring protein Lsr2 — protein sequence MARKIIHQLVDDIDGTVLEAGEGETVHFSLDGTAYEIDVTDANAQALRDALKPYISAGRRAPRAATRAASTPAKRAPRNNEIAAIRAWALDNGYKVSERGRIPADITAAYAAAH from the coding sequence ATGGCACGCAAAATCATTCATCAGCTCGTCGACGATATCGACGGGACCGTTCTTGAGGCCGGAGAAGGAGAAACAGTACATTTCTCACTCGATGGCACCGCTTATGAGATCGATGTGACCGACGCCAATGCACAGGCATTGCGCGATGCGCTGAAGCCCTACATCTCAGCAGGTCGCCGGGCACCGCGCGCGGCGACACGTGCAGCATCCACTCCCGCGAAGCGCGCTCCGCGCAACAACGAGATCGCCGCAATCCGTGCGTGGGCGCTCGACAACGGTTACAAGGTCTCGGAGCGAGGCCGCATCCCCGCCGACATCACGGCTGCGTACGCCGCAGCGCACTGA
- a CDS encoding FmdB family zinc ribbon protein, with translation MPTYAYRCTACEHRFDAVQSFSDAALTECPECHGALRKEYGSIGVTFNGSGFYRTDSRGTGGNSSVASASSKSESKSSTSPAPASTGTSTS, from the coding sequence ATGCCCACCTATGCCTACCGCTGCACCGCCTGCGAGCACCGCTTCGACGCCGTCCAGAGCTTCTCCGACGCCGCACTCACAGAGTGCCCCGAGTGCCATGGCGCGCTGCGCAAAGAGTACGGATCCATCGGCGTGACCTTCAACGGCTCCGGCTTCTATCGCACCGATTCGCGTGGCACTGGTGGCAATTCGAGCGTCGCTTCGGCATCATCGAAGTCTGAGTCGAAGAGCAGCACCAGCCCGGCGCCTGCCTCGACCGGCACCTCGACTTCCTGA
- a CDS encoding solute symporter family protein codes for MMVSSAAGGTLMESNPVLNISVFLAFVAVTLFIVIRASRNNKTAADYYAAGRSFTGPQNGFAIAGDYLSAASFLGICGAIAVNGYDGFLYSIGFLVAWLVALLLVAELMRNTGKFTMADVLSFRLKQRPVRMAAAITTLAVCFFYLLAQMAGAGGLVSLLLGIDDKLGQSLVIAIVGVLMILYVLIGGMKGTTWVQIVKAFLLIGGAAAMTIWVLALNGFNLNTLLESAVAASVSDPKDAILGPGLKYGANPWDFISLGLALVLGTAGLPHVLMRFYTVPTAKEARRSVVWAIWLIGIFYLFTLVLGYGAGALVGPDVIAAAPGGVNSAAPLLALYLGGPVLMGFISAVAFATILAVVAGLTITAAASFAHDIYANVVKKGKNGDGVSDSDGEVKVARRTVIVIGVLAILGGIGAQGQNIAFLVALAFAIAASANLPTIVFSLFWRRFTTRGAVWSMYGGLTAAVVLIILSPVFSGSPTSTLPNVDFAIWPLENPGILSIPLGFFLGWLGSVTDRTVESRTLAAEMEVRSLTGFGAEKAVEH; via the coding sequence ATGATGGTCTCGTCGGCTGCCGGAGGGACTCTCATGGAGAGCAATCCCGTCCTGAACATCTCAGTGTTCCTCGCGTTCGTCGCGGTGACCCTCTTCATCGTGATCCGCGCGAGCCGCAACAACAAGACAGCCGCGGACTACTACGCGGCCGGTCGCTCATTCACCGGCCCCCAGAACGGTTTCGCGATCGCGGGAGACTACCTGTCGGCCGCATCCTTCCTCGGGATCTGCGGAGCGATCGCCGTGAACGGATATGACGGATTCCTCTATTCGATCGGCTTTCTCGTCGCGTGGCTGGTCGCGCTTCTGCTGGTCGCGGAGCTCATGCGCAACACCGGCAAGTTCACCATGGCAGATGTGCTGTCGTTCCGCCTGAAGCAGCGTCCGGTGCGCATGGCGGCGGCGATCACGACGCTCGCGGTCTGCTTCTTCTATCTGCTCGCCCAGATGGCCGGTGCCGGCGGACTCGTGTCGCTGCTGCTCGGCATCGACGACAAGCTGGGCCAGTCGCTCGTCATCGCCATCGTCGGCGTGCTGATGATCCTGTACGTGCTGATCGGCGGCATGAAGGGCACCACCTGGGTGCAGATCGTGAAGGCGTTCCTGCTGATCGGCGGTGCGGCGGCGATGACGATCTGGGTCCTGGCGCTCAACGGATTCAACCTGAACACGCTGCTGGAGAGCGCCGTGGCGGCATCGGTGTCCGATCCGAAGGATGCCATCCTCGGCCCGGGTCTGAAGTACGGCGCCAACCCCTGGGACTTCATCTCCCTCGGACTCGCCCTCGTGCTCGGCACCGCGGGTCTGCCGCACGTGCTGATGCGCTTCTACACGGTCCCGACCGCGAAGGAGGCGCGGCGCTCGGTCGTCTGGGCGATCTGGCTGATCGGCATCTTCTACCTGTTCACGCTCGTGCTGGGCTACGGAGCCGGCGCGCTCGTCGGGCCTGACGTGATCGCAGCGGCACCCGGCGGCGTGAACTCCGCCGCGCCGCTGCTCGCGCTGTATCTCGGCGGACCCGTGCTCATGGGATTCATCTCGGCGGTGGCGTTCGCGACGATCCTCGCGGTCGTCGCCGGACTGACGATCACGGCTGCGGCGTCGTTCGCCCATGACATCTACGCCAACGTGGTGAAGAAGGGCAAGAACGGCGACGGTGTCTCTGATTCGGACGGCGAGGTCAAGGTCGCTCGCCGCACGGTCATCGTGATCGGCGTGCTGGCGATCCTCGGCGGCATCGGTGCGCAGGGTCAGAACATCGCGTTCCTCGTGGCGCTCGCGTTCGCCATCGCGGCGTCGGCGAACCTGCCGACGATCGTGTTCTCGCTGTTCTGGCGTCGATTCACGACGCGCGGCGCGGTGTGGAGCATGTACGGCGGTCTGACGGCGGCGGTCGTGCTCATCATCCTCTCGCCGGTCTTCTCGGGGTCCCCGACGTCGACCCTGCCGAATGTCGACTTCGCGATCTGGCCGTTGGAGAACCCGGGCATCCTCTCGATTCCGCTCGGTTTCTTCCTCGGATGGCTCGGATCCGTCACCGACAGGACCGTCGAGAGCCGCACTCTCGCCGCTGAGATGGAGGTGCGCTCGCTCACCGGCTTCGGTGCCGAGAAGGCCGTCGAGCACTGA
- a CDS encoding AAA family ATPase, whose translation MWRRDGKTAEAVEAESSTTPADVEIVEVPAPRSVHAAAAERRRLRAEAKELGGSSPLISYVDTAEAGIDISRAHPGSLPQFITGRSTLLSNLFRDEVGLRTARLAAERITAKNTELRTVRGIEAVHLAVGLAAWKLGGRSYAAPVLLRPLAIRRHHSDFELKLHSGFFVNPELVRIASEHFGITIDPDALAALAYDGGIFKPQPAIDQLRAATESIDTFSVQPRIVVSTFADVGAAMARDAHDLDHTLLNALAGHAADREAVTAPRKTPTIISPDDRAPASDNLLLDADDEQEAVLAKIAAGHSLTIATLPGTGGTQTVINAAGELVRAGKRVLIVSARRSTLDGVRHRLSGIGLDGFAVSPTTVRRDLVRAIGRNEKAKAPKLAEIDEALVRLRTVLRDYRSALVDRDPQLKASVLDATRVLTRLASLETPPTTTARLDRQALARLAGDRTRAAEALALAARLGEFRFGPDDSPWYGVTFSSTDAARAAHALAERLHGTSVPTLLERGYEMVAQTHMRPFSTISELGDYLRLLQGIRDSLDRFSPTVFERPLGELIQAHGSRRDAPNMTGANRRRLRRLAKEYVRPGAHVSDMHEALTRLQMQRTQWQRLVNAGVAPEVPLGLADVQVAWQHVEAQLAELDAALGRREPLATLPVARLVRTLAGLAAKSDVFDNLVERAQIRDELAGLGLEPLLVDLSVRHVAEDRVGEELEFAWWQSLLELSLQQNRALLGANTAVVDRLEKDFRLVDDAHTAESGPLLAWQLAGQWRIGIVDEKQEAANLRRALTEGNASTAEIVSAAPTLMRALAPVWISSPYHVVDIPDSVEFDTVLLVDAAAINLAEATPAIRRARQVVAIGDPVTQRPTPFEVATVASPEWESETAFDTVSAFERLAELLPIVTLTRSYRAGGEDLAELINDAFYGGEIVSLPWAGSYLGRGSLTVDYVEGGTGTPDPVSGAVESPDAEVARVVTLVVEHAVHRPNESLMVITASRRHSERVLAAVTEAFAGRADVADFVGRDTPEAFAVLTLEESVAESRDRVVFSLGFGLTKHGRVLSDFGDLSTPDGERLLTVGMTRARRSMVIVSSIRPSSFDDGRLSHGAATLMSILGGLAARAREARLEDLADPLTLALARELRRLGASVDVDYRGLLPLVAQHKGKAVVIEADPESRGESLRESLRLRPQVLRRLGWHYIRVHAFDLYSDPASVARRIAEVLGISASAPPAETDTQPIATVPSNDD comes from the coding sequence GTGTGGCGACGTGACGGAAAGACCGCTGAAGCGGTAGAGGCAGAGTCCTCGACGACGCCAGCCGACGTCGAGATCGTGGAGGTGCCCGCTCCGCGCAGCGTGCACGCGGCTGCGGCCGAGCGACGTCGTCTGCGTGCGGAGGCGAAGGAGCTGGGAGGCTCTTCGCCGCTCATCAGCTACGTCGACACGGCGGAGGCGGGGATCGACATCTCCCGTGCGCACCCGGGCAGTCTGCCCCAGTTCATCACCGGCCGTTCGACGCTCCTCTCCAATCTCTTCCGTGACGAGGTCGGCCTGCGCACGGCCCGCTTGGCCGCTGAGCGGATCACCGCGAAGAACACCGAGCTGCGCACTGTGCGGGGCATCGAAGCCGTGCACCTCGCCGTCGGTCTCGCTGCATGGAAGCTCGGCGGTCGCTCATATGCGGCACCGGTGCTGCTGCGACCGCTGGCGATTCGACGGCACCACTCCGACTTCGAGCTGAAGTTGCACAGCGGCTTCTTCGTGAACCCCGAGCTCGTGCGCATTGCAAGTGAGCACTTCGGCATCACGATCGATCCGGATGCGCTCGCTGCGCTCGCGTACGACGGCGGCATCTTCAAGCCGCAGCCGGCGATTGACCAGCTTCGTGCCGCGACCGAGTCCATCGACACCTTCTCGGTGCAGCCGCGGATCGTCGTCTCGACCTTCGCGGACGTGGGGGCGGCGATGGCACGGGACGCGCACGATCTCGACCACACGCTTCTGAACGCTCTGGCCGGCCACGCCGCCGACCGTGAGGCGGTCACGGCGCCGCGGAAGACACCGACGATCATCAGCCCGGACGATCGCGCACCGGCATCCGACAACCTGCTGCTGGACGCGGATGACGAGCAGGAAGCGGTCCTCGCCAAGATCGCCGCCGGTCACTCTCTGACGATCGCGACGCTGCCCGGCACCGGTGGCACGCAGACTGTGATCAATGCGGCCGGCGAGCTCGTCCGCGCGGGCAAGCGCGTGCTGATCGTCTCGGCTCGCCGTTCGACCCTCGACGGCGTCCGGCATCGGCTCAGCGGCATCGGTCTCGACGGCTTCGCTGTCTCGCCGACGACGGTGCGTCGCGACCTCGTGCGCGCGATCGGCCGCAACGAGAAGGCGAAGGCCCCCAAGCTCGCGGAGATCGACGAGGCGCTCGTGCGTCTGCGCACGGTTCTGCGGGACTATCGCAGTGCGCTGGTCGACCGTGATCCGCAGCTCAAGGCCTCTGTCCTCGACGCCACCCGGGTGCTCACCCGTCTGGCGTCGCTGGAGACGCCGCCCACGACGACCGCGCGCCTCGATCGGCAGGCGCTCGCACGGCTTGCCGGCGACCGCACCCGCGCCGCGGAGGCGCTCGCGCTCGCCGCACGACTGGGCGAGTTCCGCTTCGGACCGGATGACTCGCCCTGGTACGGGGTCACGTTCTCTTCGACGGATGCGGCGCGCGCTGCGCACGCCCTCGCCGAGCGTCTTCACGGCACGAGCGTCCCGACACTGCTGGAGCGCGGCTACGAGATGGTCGCGCAGACGCATATGCGACCGTTCTCGACTATCAGCGAGCTGGGCGACTATCTGCGGCTTCTGCAGGGTATTCGTGACTCACTTGACCGCTTCAGTCCGACCGTCTTCGAGCGCCCTCTGGGGGAGCTGATCCAGGCGCACGGCTCCCGTCGGGATGCGCCGAACATGACGGGCGCGAACAGGCGGCGTCTGCGTCGCCTCGCGAAGGAGTACGTCCGCCCGGGCGCGCACGTCAGTGACATGCATGAGGCGCTGACGCGTCTGCAGATGCAGCGCACGCAGTGGCAGCGTCTGGTCAACGCCGGTGTCGCCCCTGAGGTGCCGCTGGGTCTGGCGGATGTGCAGGTGGCGTGGCAGCACGTGGAGGCGCAGCTCGCCGAACTCGATGCCGCCCTCGGGCGGCGTGAGCCTCTCGCGACGCTTCCGGTCGCGCGCCTCGTCCGCACGCTCGCCGGGCTCGCGGCGAAGTCGGATGTGTTCGACAACCTCGTCGAGCGCGCGCAGATCCGCGATGAACTCGCGGGACTCGGCCTGGAGCCGCTGCTCGTCGATCTGTCGGTGCGGCATGTCGCAGAAGACCGCGTCGGCGAAGAGCTGGAGTTCGCCTGGTGGCAGTCGCTCCTCGAACTCTCGCTGCAGCAGAACCGCGCACTGCTCGGTGCGAACACTGCCGTCGTCGATCGGCTGGAGAAGGACTTCCGACTCGTCGACGACGCCCACACGGCGGAGTCCGGCCCCCTGCTCGCCTGGCAGCTCGCGGGGCAGTGGCGCATCGGAATCGTCGACGAGAAGCAGGAGGCGGCGAACCTCCGGCGCGCGCTGACCGAGGGCAACGCCTCGACGGCAGAGATCGTCAGCGCCGCTCCCACCCTCATGCGTGCGCTGGCGCCGGTCTGGATTTCCTCGCCGTACCACGTCGTCGACATCCCCGACAGCGTCGAGTTCGACACGGTGCTGCTGGTGGATGCCGCAGCGATCAACCTCGCGGAGGCGACGCCGGCGATCCGTCGTGCCCGCCAGGTCGTCGCGATCGGGGACCCGGTCACGCAGCGGCCGACACCGTTCGAGGTCGCCACCGTCGCGTCTCCGGAGTGGGAGAGCGAGACGGCCTTCGATACCGTCTCCGCCTTCGAGCGTCTTGCGGAGCTCCTTCCGATCGTCACACTGACTCGCAGCTATCGCGCCGGTGGCGAAGACCTCGCAGAACTCATCAACGACGCGTTCTACGGCGGCGAGATCGTCTCACTGCCCTGGGCGGGCTCATACCTCGGGCGCGGCAGCCTGACCGTCGACTACGTCGAGGGCGGCACCGGAACTCCTGACCCCGTCTCGGGGGCCGTGGAGAGCCCGGATGCCGAGGTCGCCCGCGTCGTCACGCTTGTCGTCGAGCATGCGGTGCACCGCCCCAACGAGTCGCTCATGGTGATCACGGCGAGCCGCCGGCACTCTGAGCGCGTTCTCGCCGCCGTCACCGAGGCGTTCGCCGGTCGGGCGGACGTCGCAGACTTCGTGGGCCGCGATACGCCCGAGGCGTTCGCCGTCCTGACGCTCGAGGAGTCGGTGGCGGAGAGCCGCGACCGCGTCGTGTTCTCGCTCGGATTCGGTCTCACGAAGCACGGTCGCGTGCTGAGCGACTTCGGCGACCTCTCGACGCCGGACGGGGAGCGTCTGCTCACCGTCGGCATGACGCGCGCGCGTCGCTCGATGGTCATCGTCTCGTCGATCCGCCCCTCGTCGTTCGACGACGGCCGGCTCTCGCACGGGGCGGCCACCCTGATGTCGATCCTCGGGGGACTCGCCGCACGGGCCCGCGAGGCGCGTCTGGAAGATCTCGCCGATCCGCTCACGCTCGCTCTCGCCCGCGAACTGCGTCGCCTCGGCGCGTCCGTCGACGTCGACTACCGGGGTCTGCTGCCACTGGTCGCCCAGCACAAGGGCAAGGCGGTCGTGATCGAAGCGGATCCCGAGTCTCGTGGCGAATCGCTGCGTGAGTCGCTGCGTCTGCGTCCGCAGGTGCTACGCCGACTCGGCTGGCACTACATCCGTGTGCACGCCTTCGACCTGTACAGCGACCCGGCCTCGGTCGCGCGTCGGATCGCCGAGGTCCTCGGCATCTCCGCGTCCGCGCCTCCCGCCGAGACAGACACGCAGCCGATCGCGACGGTGCCGTCGAACGATGACTGA
- the galU gene encoding UTP--glucose-1-phosphate uridylyltransferase GalU has product MGSHKIKAVIPAAGLGTRFLPATKAMPKEMLPVVDKPAIQYVVEEVVEAGIEDILVIIGRNKNAISDHFDSVPELEVKLQQKGDTGRLERVMKSSDLADIHFVRQGEPKGLGHAVLRARTHVGDSSFAVLLGDDLIDERDPLLTTMLDKHVETGATIIALMEVDPSSIHLYGAAAVEATGTDDFVRVTGLVEKPAAEEAPSNLAVIGRYVLPPAVFDILERTEPGKGGEIQLTDALQELAADPAGPGVYGVIFRGRRYDTGDRVDYIKAIVQLASDRDDLGEDLRPWLKEFAQTL; this is encoded by the coding sequence ATGGGTTCACACAAGATCAAGGCCGTCATCCCCGCTGCAGGGCTCGGAACGCGGTTCCTCCCGGCAACGAAGGCGATGCCGAAAGAGATGCTCCCCGTCGTCGACAAGCCAGCCATCCAGTATGTGGTGGAGGAGGTCGTCGAAGCGGGCATCGAAGACATTCTTGTGATCATCGGGCGCAACAAGAACGCGATCTCCGACCACTTCGACTCCGTGCCTGAGCTCGAGGTCAAGCTGCAGCAGAAGGGCGACACCGGTCGCCTGGAGCGCGTCATGAAGTCCAGCGACCTCGCCGATATCCACTTCGTCCGCCAGGGTGAGCCGAAGGGCCTGGGCCACGCGGTCCTGCGCGCCCGCACCCACGTCGGCGACAGCTCCTTCGCTGTCCTCCTCGGCGACGACCTGATCGACGAGCGCGACCCACTGCTGACCACCATGCTCGACAAGCACGTCGAGACCGGAGCGACGATCATCGCGCTCATGGAGGTCGACCCCTCCAGCATCCACCTGTACGGTGCGGCCGCGGTGGAAGCCACGGGTACGGACGACTTCGTCCGCGTGACCGGGCTCGTCGAGAAGCCCGCCGCCGAAGAGGCGCCCTCGAACCTCGCCGTCATCGGACGCTACGTGCTTCCCCCCGCCGTCTTCGACATCCTCGAGCGCACAGAGCCGGGCAAGGGCGGAGAGATCCAGCTGACCGATGCGCTGCAGGAGCTCGCCGCCGATCCGGCGGGCCCTGGCGTCTACGGCGTGATCTTCCGCGGACGTCGATACGACACCGGCGACCGCGTCGACTACATCAAGGCGATCGTGCAGCTGGCATCCGACCGAGACGACCTCGGTGAAGACCTCCGCCCCTGGCTGAAGGAGTTCGCTCAGACTCTCTGA
- a CDS encoding GNAT family N-acetyltransferase: MDALAPRQHGAISIRLVRTRDARVLQQELLSNRAWLHRWEATLPGAQVGFDMRVSIRRLLQQYRDGGGYPFVMEYEGEVAGQLNIWGVARGSLCSATIGYWVSERFAGRGITPTAVALATDLAFTELDLHRMEICIRPENAASVRVVQKLGFRYEGVRRRYIHIDGDWRDHLAFALVKEDVPQGVLARWLAGQVPADASAVPPADLPR, from the coding sequence GTGGACGCTCTTGCACCTCGCCAGCATGGCGCGATCAGCATCCGCCTCGTGCGCACGCGCGACGCGCGGGTGCTGCAGCAGGAGCTGCTGTCGAACCGTGCCTGGCTGCACCGATGGGAGGCGACGCTTCCGGGAGCCCAGGTGGGTTTCGACATGCGGGTCAGCATCCGCCGCCTCCTGCAGCAATACCGTGACGGCGGCGGGTATCCCTTCGTCATGGAGTACGAGGGTGAGGTCGCGGGGCAGCTCAACATCTGGGGCGTCGCGCGGGGCTCCCTCTGCTCTGCGACGATCGGCTACTGGGTCAGCGAGCGTTTCGCCGGCCGGGGGATCACTCCGACAGCGGTCGCGTTGGCGACGGACCTGGCCTTCACCGAGCTGGACCTGCATCGGATGGAGATCTGCATTCGTCCCGAGAATGCCGCGAGCGTGCGAGTCGTGCAGAAGCTCGGCTTCCGCTATGAGGGCGTGCGTCGGCGGTACATCCACATCGACGGTGACTGGCGGGATCACCTTGCCTTCGCGCTCGTGAAGGAAGATGTGCCGCAGGGTGTGCTCGCACGCTGGCTGGCTGGGCAGGTGCCGGCGGATGCTTCCGCTGTTCCGCCCGCGGATCTGCCCCGCTGA
- a CDS encoding 5-formyltetrahydrofolate cyclo-ligase yields the protein MSDDIDNEKRALRAEIRERRQLLSESQRESASVGIAAQLDELISAHGAQSISCYLSMMTEPGTREFLATAVARGIRVLLPITRADGLLDWAVAGSIDDTIVGAYGLDEPTGEVLGPIAVGDVDLMIIPAAAVDEAGMRLGWGRGYFDKTLGSMERTPPVYAVIYDTEFLPGVPADLHDQPVTGVVTPTRTLTLAASAR from the coding sequence ATGTCCGATGACATCGACAATGAGAAGCGTGCGCTCCGCGCGGAGATTCGCGAGCGCCGACAGCTGCTCTCGGAGTCGCAGCGCGAGTCGGCCTCTGTCGGCATCGCCGCACAGCTCGATGAGCTGATCAGCGCGCACGGCGCGCAGTCGATCTCCTGTTATCTGTCGATGATGACCGAGCCCGGAACCCGTGAGTTCCTCGCGACCGCTGTTGCCCGTGGCATCCGCGTGCTGTTACCGATCACCCGCGCCGACGGACTGCTCGACTGGGCCGTCGCCGGCAGCATCGACGATACGATCGTCGGCGCCTACGGTCTCGACGAGCCGACCGGCGAGGTGCTCGGACCGATCGCGGTCGGCGATGTCGATCTCATGATCATTCCCGCCGCAGCGGTCGACGAAGCCGGCATGCGCCTGGGGTGGGGACGCGGCTACTTCGACAAGACCCTCGGATCGATGGAGCGCACTCCCCCGGTGTATGCGGTCATCTACGACACCGAGTTCCTGCCCGGCGTCCCCGCCGACCTCCACGACCAGCCCGTCACGGGTGTCGTCACCCCCACCCGAACGCTCACGCTCGCGGCATCCGCGCGCTGA
- a CDS encoding methylated-DNA--[protein]-cysteine S-methyltransferase, with the protein MTFRYDFAPTPFGDALAVFSDAGLVRFDLPESDFPATWLLDGASRALRSTPVAAPGDAAALNDLLDAYFDGEPVRFDEEIPLDWSLTDGFTRRALQEVCEIPWAETASYGEVAVLAGSPGAARAVGTACRLTPFSIVVPVHRVVRSDGSPGHYGAHPERKRYLLDLEADSARQRGIPASQR; encoded by the coding sequence ATGACATTTCGTTACGACTTCGCACCGACGCCCTTCGGCGACGCGCTGGCCGTGTTCTCCGATGCCGGACTCGTTCGCTTCGACCTTCCCGAGTCCGACTTCCCCGCGACGTGGCTCCTCGACGGCGCCAGTCGGGCGCTGCGTTCCACTCCGGTCGCGGCCCCGGGCGATGCGGCGGCATTGAACGACCTCCTCGACGCCTACTTCGATGGCGAGCCGGTGCGATTCGACGAGGAGATCCCGCTGGATTGGTCCCTCACCGACGGCTTCACGAGGCGTGCCCTCCAGGAGGTCTGCGAGATCCCGTGGGCCGAGACCGCGAGCTACGGCGAAGTCGCCGTCCTCGCAGGCAGCCCGGGAGCGGCCCGCGCTGTCGGCACAGCCTGCAGGCTGACTCCCTTCTCGATCGTGGTTCCCGTGCACCGCGTCGTGCGGAGCGACGGCTCCCCCGGTCACTACGGCGCTCACCCCGAGCGCAAGCGCTACCTTCTCGACCTTGAAGCCGACTCTGCCCGCCAGCGCGGCATCCCCGCCTCGCAGCGGTGA
- a CDS encoding DUF485 domain-containing protein, whose product MTETTGEPVATGIDYVGVQESPQFQKLKRNQRSFIFPLTAIFLIWYFAYVLLAAFAPEFMAQRVWGDVTIGLLLGLGQFVTTFAITMGYVAFANRTLDPQARAIREELEAQEARA is encoded by the coding sequence ATGACCGAAACGACCGGAGAACCTGTGGCGACAGGTATTGATTATGTGGGCGTGCAGGAGTCGCCTCAGTTCCAGAAGCTGAAGCGGAATCAACGCTCGTTCATCTTCCCGCTCACGGCGATCTTCCTCATCTGGTACTTCGCCTACGTGCTGCTCGCGGCATTCGCGCCGGAGTTCATGGCGCAGCGCGTGTGGGGCGATGTCACCATAGGCCTGCTGTTGGGGCTGGGGCAGTTCGTGACCACATTCGCCATCACGATGGGTTATGTCGCTTTCGCGAACCGCACGCTTGACCCGCAGGCGCGGGCAATTCGCGAAGAGCTCGAAGCACAGGAGGCCCGCGCATGA
- the mscL gene encoding large conductance mechanosensitive channel protein MscL yields the protein MFKGFKEFIAQGNVIDLAVAVVIGGAFTAIVNAVVASIINPLVALFFQADEAGKFGPTITNIYGDPVTFPLGDLISAIISFLAVALVVYFVFVLPMNKWKEHRAAKIAAGVEDEEVVPSEQELLIQIRDLLEKNQARS from the coding sequence GTGTTCAAGGGTTTCAAGGAGTTCATCGCCCAGGGCAACGTCATCGACCTGGCCGTGGCCGTGGTCATCGGCGGTGCATTCACGGCCATCGTGAACGCGGTCGTCGCCAGCATCATCAACCCGCTCGTCGCGCTCTTCTTCCAGGCGGATGAGGCGGGCAAGTTCGGCCCCACGATCACCAACATCTACGGCGATCCCGTCACGTTCCCGCTGGGCGACCTGATCTCCGCGATCATCAGCTTCCTCGCGGTCGCGCTCGTGGTCTACTTCGTCTTCGTTCTTCCCATGAACAAGTGGAAGGAGCACCGTGCCGCCAAGATCGCGGCCGGCGTCGAAGACGAAGAGGTCGTCCCGAGTGAGCAGGAGCTGCTCATCCAGATCCGCGACCTGCTCGAGAAGAACCAGGCCCGCAGCTAA
- a CDS encoding LuxR C-terminal-related transcriptional regulator has product MGTDAQLLSYAVRELARRTRFPVAFGGLLDGNSVAVTAIIGNRTRSLEGLRVQPQRGLGGRAMTELRPRMTHDYGSSQLITHDYDGFVLGEGLRTLLAIPVIVGGRSRGVLYAGAWAETPVGDLSTAPAVQVAELLASEIRVREEVERRMRTLPTPATAPPALTPVQREELRESYAELRSISAALKDASLRARLASLENRLLSLSGDTESAATQPVTTIHLSPREIDVLACAALGLTNAEIAAELSLREGTVKAYLGTAMTKLGASTRHAAVAGARRRGLLP; this is encoded by the coding sequence ATGGGCACCGACGCGCAGCTGTTGTCATACGCAGTACGCGAGCTTGCTCGCCGTACCCGCTTTCCTGTGGCTTTCGGCGGGCTGCTCGACGGCAACTCCGTCGCCGTCACAGCCATCATCGGCAACCGCACGCGAAGCCTCGAGGGCCTGCGTGTGCAGCCACAGCGCGGGCTCGGCGGCCGCGCGATGACCGAGCTGCGCCCCCGAATGACCCACGACTACGGCAGCTCCCAGCTCATCACGCACGACTACGACGGATTCGTCCTCGGCGAGGGACTGCGCACACTGCTGGCCATCCCGGTCATCGTGGGCGGACGCTCCCGTGGGGTCCTCTACGCGGGGGCGTGGGCCGAGACACCGGTGGGCGATCTCAGCACAGCCCCAGCCGTGCAGGTCGCAGAGCTCCTCGCATCGGAGATCCGCGTCCGCGAAGAAGTCGAGCGGAGGATGCGCACGCTGCCGACTCCGGCCACCGCGCCGCCCGCATTGACTCCCGTGCAGCGCGAAGAACTGCGCGAGAGCTACGCCGAATTGCGCAGTATTTCGGCCGCTTTGAAAGATGCGTCATTGAGAGCACGTCTCGCCTCTCTGGAGAATCGTCTGCTCTCCCTCTCCGGCGATACCGAATCGGCGGCCACGCAGCCGGTCACGACAATTCATCTCTCTCCGCGCGAAATCGACGTTCTCGCCTGCGCCGCGCTCGGCCTGACAAATGCGGAAATCGCTGCAGAACTGAGCCTTCGCGAAGGAACGGTGAAGGCCTATCTGGGAACGGCGATGACAAAGCTCGGGGCTTCCACCCGTCATGCCGCCGTCGCGGGAGCGCGCAGGCGCGGACTCCTCCCCTGA